The Gemmatimonadota bacterium genome has a segment encoding these proteins:
- a CDS encoding alpha/beta fold hydrolase — MADDPTPSPALAPGHPLLRADRRIMTTRAALRALGRIAPGATARIAEALFVKTARPAPRPDETAWLATAERFSVRAAGQTIAGYAWGESGPIVVVAHGWWSHAGRFAPLAKGLLDAGMRVVAYDAPGHGRSTGWRATMPEFAATIRAVGDHHGPLHAVVGHSLGGSATIFALARGLNASRAVLIAAPADITSWLVRFRDTFELPERIYARMQRNMQHRLRLTWDDLDLPVLARQLTQPALIVHDMQDSDVPYAEGKQLAAAWRGSILHTTEKLGHRAILRDRAVIDTVVDFLRVGRAP; from the coding sequence ATGGCCGACGACCCGACCCCCTCGCCCGCCCTCGCACCCGGCCACCCCCTCCTGCGCGCCGATCGGCGGATCATGACGACCCGCGCGGCCCTCCGGGCCCTCGGCCGGATCGCCCCCGGGGCCACGGCACGGATCGCCGAGGCGCTGTTCGTGAAGACCGCCCGCCCCGCCCCCCGACCCGACGAAACGGCCTGGCTCGCCACCGCCGAGCGGTTCTCGGTGCGCGCCGCCGGCCAGACGATCGCCGGCTATGCCTGGGGCGAGTCGGGGCCGATCGTGGTCGTCGCCCACGGCTGGTGGAGCCACGCCGGGCGCTTTGCCCCCTTGGCCAAAGGGCTGCTCGACGCGGGCATGCGCGTGGTGGCGTATGACGCCCCGGGGCATGGCCGCTCGACCGGCTGGCGCGCGACGATGCCCGAGTTCGCCGCCACGATCCGCGCCGTCGGCGACCATCACGGGCCCCTCCACGCCGTCGTCGGCCACTCCCTCGGCGGCTCGGCCACCATCTTTGCGCTGGCCCGCGGCCTGAATGCCTCGCGGGCAGTCCTGATCGCCGCTCCCGCCGACATCACCTCGTGGCTGGTCCGCTTCCGCGACACCTTCGAGTTGCCGGAGAGGATCTACGCCCGGATGCAGCGGAACATGCAGCATCGCCTGCGCCTGACCTGGGACGACCTCGACCTCCCGGTGCTGGCTCGGCAGCTGACGCAGCCGGCGCTGATCGTCCACGACATGCAGGACTCCGACGTGCCGTACGCCGAGGGGAAGCAGCTCGCAGCGGCGTGGCGCGGCAGCATCCTGCACACCACGGAGAAGCTCGGCCACCGCGCGATTCTGCGGGACCGAGCGGTGATCGACACCGTCGTCGACTTCCTGCGGGTTGGTAGGGCTCCGTAG
- the icd gene encoding NADP-dependent isocitrate dehydrogenase yields MPTPSHAPVFTTLAPPTDGEQITLVDGVLQVPDAPIIPFIEGDGTGPDIWRASQHVLDGAVRIAYGGKRRLAWFEVFAGEKAKDRYDSWLPEDTITAINHYLVAIKGPLTTPVGGGIRSLNVALRQQLDLYACVRPVRWFTGVPSPVKDPGAVDMVIFRENTEDIYAGIEYEAHSADVKKLITFLQQEMGVKNIRFPDSSAIGIKPVSEEGSKRLIRAAILYAIKEGRPSVTLVHKGNIMKYTEGGFRDWGYQLAREEFGAVDHEGGPWQVLPNGIIIKDVIADAMLQQVLTRPRDYGVLATLNLNGDYISDALAAQVGGIGIAPGANINYVTGHAIFEATHGTAPKYAGKDMVNPGSVILSGEMMLRHLGWHEAAELVLNSLAATIGQKRVTYDFERLMEGATKLSTSAFGQAMVDNMVAPT; encoded by the coding sequence ATGCCCACTCCATCCCATGCCCCGGTCTTCACGACCCTCGCGCCGCCTACCGACGGCGAACAGATCACCCTTGTCGATGGTGTCCTGCAGGTTCCCGACGCCCCGATCATCCCCTTCATCGAGGGCGATGGCACCGGCCCCGATATCTGGCGCGCCTCCCAGCACGTCCTCGACGGCGCGGTGCGGATTGCCTACGGCGGGAAGCGGCGGCTGGCGTGGTTTGAGGTGTTTGCGGGCGAGAAGGCCAAGGACCGGTACGACTCCTGGCTTCCCGAGGACACGATCACCGCGATCAACCACTATCTGGTGGCGATCAAGGGGCCGCTGACCACGCCGGTCGGTGGCGGGATCCGCTCGCTCAACGTGGCGCTCCGGCAGCAGCTCGATCTCTACGCCTGTGTCCGCCCGGTCCGCTGGTTCACGGGCGTGCCGTCGCCGGTGAAGGACCCGGGTGCGGTCGACATGGTGATCTTCCGCGAGAACACGGAAGACATCTATGCCGGCATCGAGTACGAGGCACACTCGGCCGACGTGAAGAAGCTGATCACCTTCCTGCAGCAGGAAATGGGCGTCAAGAACATCCGCTTCCCCGACTCGTCGGCGATCGGCATCAAGCCGGTGTCGGAAGAGGGATCGAAGCGGTTGATCCGTGCGGCAATCCTGTATGCGATCAAGGAAGGTCGCCCGAGCGTGACGCTGGTGCACAAGGGCAACATCATGAAGTACACCGAGGGCGGCTTCCGTGACTGGGGCTACCAGCTGGCGCGCGAGGAGTTCGGCGCGGTCGATCACGAGGGCGGGCCGTGGCAGGTGCTGCCGAACGGCATCATCATCAAGGACGTGATCGCCGACGCGATGCTGCAGCAGGTGCTCACGCGGCCGCGCGACTACGGCGTGCTCGCGACGCTGAACCTGAATGGCGACTACATCTCCGACGCGCTGGCCGCACAGGTCGGCGGCATCGGCATCGCGCCGGGCGCGAATATCAACTACGTCACCGGCCACGCGATCTTCGAGGCGACCCATGGTACTGCGCCGAAGTATGCCGGCAAGGACATGGTGAACCCGGGCTCCGTCATCCTCTCGGGCGAGATGATGCTGCGCCACCTCGGCTGGCACGAAGCGGCGGAGCTGGTGCTGAACTCCCTGGCCGCGACGATCGGGCAGAAGCGCGTCACCTACGATTTCGAACGGTTGATGGAGGGCGCCACCAAGCTCTCGACCTCGGCGTTCGGCCAGGCGATGGTGGACAACATGGTGGCGCCGACCTGA
- a CDS encoding HD domain-containing protein — protein sequence MSHAVRFLHALAHALATMALYSPGHPAGRRAQELALEALRALLAADPDPIFLFLGGPPIYAGRALHELGDWPWGPRFTDISVQRLQFDGGVTPESFAALLEQLQARLVGSDVAILGEVHLPGISFGPVAVEAMASEEAVLSPEAPEEGEPLVSVDLREELEAMRFVLTEARAGRVARAEAEAIARILAGLVEQYLLPQATVTDGGEPAAHAVNTALLTMAAGQRAGLDGPDRVRLGVAALWHDVGMMRLPAEYGAKTSLSPDERRLVERHPVLGAELLLQAGGRGLELSALVAFEHHLRPDGTGYPMRRFGHHQHWASALVGAAAAYTAVRAPRPFRDAWGATRAMHYLESGAGTVFDAGVAQLLAGLVAA from the coding sequence GTGAGTCACGCCGTCCGTTTCCTGCACGCGCTCGCGCATGCGCTCGCGACGATGGCGCTCTACTCGCCCGGCCACCCCGCGGGCCGTCGCGCGCAGGAACTGGCGCTCGAGGCGTTGCGTGCGCTGCTCGCTGCCGACCCCGATCCGATCTTCCTCTTTCTCGGCGGGCCGCCGATCTACGCCGGGCGCGCGTTGCATGAACTCGGCGACTGGCCGTGGGGACCACGCTTCACCGACATCTCCGTGCAGCGACTGCAGTTCGATGGCGGGGTCACGCCGGAGTCATTCGCGGCGCTGCTGGAGCAGTTGCAGGCGCGTCTCGTGGGGAGCGACGTCGCCATCCTCGGCGAGGTCCACCTGCCAGGCATCTCGTTCGGCCCGGTGGCCGTCGAGGCGATGGCGTCCGAGGAAGCGGTGCTCTCCCCCGAAGCCCCGGAAGAGGGCGAGCCGCTCGTCTCCGTGGACCTGCGCGAAGAACTCGAGGCGATGCGCTTCGTGCTGACCGAAGCGCGTGCCGGACGCGTGGCGCGCGCCGAGGCGGAGGCGATTGCACGGATCCTGGCGGGGCTGGTCGAGCAGTATCTCCTGCCGCAGGCCACCGTGACCGATGGCGGCGAACCCGCAGCACACGCGGTCAACACGGCGCTGCTGACCATGGCCGCCGGGCAGCGGGCGGGACTCGACGGGCCCGATCGGGTCCGACTCGGCGTCGCCGCGCTCTGGCATGACGTGGGGATGATGCGGTTGCCGGCGGAGTATGGTGCAAAGACCTCGCTCTCACCCGATGAGCGTCGGCTGGTGGAGCGGCACCCCGTGCTTGGCGCCGAGCTCCTGCTGCAGGCGGGTGGGCGAGGGCTCGAGCTGTCGGCGCTGGTGGCCTTCGAGCATCACCTGCGCCCCGACGGCACCGGCTACCCCATGCGCCGATTCGGCCACCACCAGCACTGGGCGTCCGCGCTGGTTGGTGCGGCCGCCGCATACACCGCCGTCCGTGCGCCGCGCCCCTTCCGCGACGCGTGGGGAGCGACGCGCGCGATGCACTACCTCGAGTCCGGCGCCGGCACCGTCTTCGATGCCGGCGTGGCTCAACTCCTTGCGGGGCTCGTCGCCGCCTGA
- a CDS encoding COX15/CtaA family protein, with translation MTTLPDAQPRLARLAWWTLAVNLLVIIWGAFVRASGSGAGCGNHWPLCNGQVIPQSPTLHTIVELTHRVTSGVALLFVIALLVGTRRQLAPGHRARGAAVAAMVLMLMEAAIGAGLVKFELVADNASMARAWSLAAHLVNTQLLLGAIALTGWWSAGHPMVRLQGRAWWPVVGLLGLIVVGTTGAIVSLGDTLFPASSLQAGLVQDQDPAAHPLIKLRMWHPILAVTVGTGLLLLSLAAPKWRHDPMTARASRTLTGLVLTQWGLGVATLVLLVPVPLQLLHLLTADLLWLAVLWVGAALAAGQAATSPARS, from the coding sequence ATGACGACGCTCCCCGACGCCCAGCCTCGACTCGCCCGCCTCGCCTGGTGGACCCTCGCCGTGAACCTCCTGGTGATCATCTGGGGGGCGTTCGTGCGGGCCAGCGGTTCGGGCGCCGGCTGCGGCAATCACTGGCCGCTCTGCAACGGCCAGGTGATCCCGCAGTCCCCGACGCTGCACACCATCGTCGAGTTGACGCATCGCGTCACCAGTGGAGTGGCGCTCCTCTTCGTGATCGCCCTGCTCGTGGGGACGCGTCGCCAGTTGGCCCCCGGCCATCGGGCCCGCGGGGCCGCCGTCGCTGCCATGGTGCTGATGCTGATGGAGGCCGCGATCGGTGCCGGGCTGGTGAAGTTTGAACTGGTGGCCGACAACGCCTCGATGGCGCGCGCGTGGTCGCTCGCAGCGCACCTGGTGAATACGCAGCTCTTGTTGGGAGCGATCGCGCTGACCGGATGGTGGAGCGCCGGCCATCCGATGGTGCGCCTGCAGGGCCGAGCGTGGTGGCCAGTGGTCGGACTGCTCGGGTTGATCGTCGTCGGCACCACCGGCGCAATCGTCTCGCTCGGCGACACGCTGTTCCCGGCCAGCTCGCTCCAAGCCGGACTCGTGCAGGATCAGGACCCCGCCGCCCATCCCTTGATCAAGCTGCGGATGTGGCACCCGATCCTGGCGGTCACCGTGGGGACGGGCCTCCTGCTGCTCTCACTCGCGGCGCCGAAGTGGCGGCATGACCCCATGACCGCGCGCGCCAGTCGGACGCTGACCGGACTCGTGCTGACGCAATGGGGATTGGGTGTGGCCACGTTGGTGTTGCTGGTACCGGTGCCGCTGCAGTTGCTGCACCTGCTCACTGCCGACCTGCTCTGGCTTGCCGTGCTGTGGGTCGGTGCGGCGCTTGCCGCAGGTCAGGCGGCGACGAGCCCCGCAAGGAGTTGA
- a CDS encoding ATP-binding cassette domain-containing protein, whose amino-acid sequence MVGTRVDQIVAAVLAGMGRTVVQAGARAERHSTTLAGLLEVAATEQIALLQREGSLSAVTESLKGRVLPAVLWRDDGFAVVVAATEGDGLLLTIADPSGATREERCALTAVVDRLTALGAVGAGPALLLTPIEVEPVLGAGSADEHGDSHLTPVQRLWQLLRRERSDIGLVYLYATLNGLIYLTLPLGVQSITGLVSGGLILQPVVLLILFVIFGSLASGVLQLLQLSVVELLQQRIFAQLAFEFAFRLPRVRLESVRDEYLPEVMNRFFESVIIQKSLAKLLTESTTAALQVLFGLVLLTFYHPYFAAFSLLLLAVLALIFRVSGPRGLATSIAESADKYAAVRWLQEIGRSITAFKFAGSSAFAVERMDRHVTDYLHHRKAHFRVLVQQAMGMVVFKTVVIGTVLILGSLLVINRQITLGQFVASEIVIVMVMAGIEKLILSLSTLYDILTSVDKVGHVSELPVERDGGAALAPTSPAGMTLRTHDLRYRYPGAPSAAVDGITLDVTAGSRVVITGFDGAGQTTFLRVLAGLYHDFEGGLAYDGQPARSLELAAMRSQVGQLLSATDLFDGTLAENLRVGRAHLSNADLAAALDAVGAGDWLATLPNGLEAPIRSGGRSLPSHLVARLLLAQAIVGSPRLVVMDDFFQNLEAQTRDLFVELLMDRRRPWTVIAVSHDPAFLAAADRVLVMQAGRVVADGPLDEVSRTPAASAILGAVGVTS is encoded by the coding sequence GTGGTGGGGACCAGAGTCGACCAGATTGTGGCGGCCGTGCTGGCCGGAATGGGGCGGACGGTCGTGCAAGCCGGCGCGCGGGCCGAGCGGCATAGCACGACCCTCGCTGGCCTCCTCGAGGTCGCGGCGACGGAGCAGATTGCCCTCCTCCAGCGCGAGGGCTCGCTGTCGGCAGTGACGGAATCCCTCAAGGGGCGCGTCCTCCCGGCCGTCCTCTGGCGGGACGATGGATTCGCGGTGGTCGTCGCGGCGACCGAAGGCGACGGGCTGCTGCTGACGATCGCCGATCCATCGGGTGCGACCCGCGAAGAGCGCTGTGCCCTGACCGCGGTGGTCGATCGCCTCACGGCGCTCGGCGCAGTGGGGGCTGGCCCGGCCCTGCTGCTCACCCCGATCGAAGTCGAGCCGGTGCTCGGGGCCGGCTCGGCCGACGAACACGGCGACTCGCACCTGACGCCGGTCCAGCGGCTCTGGCAGCTGCTTCGCCGCGAGCGCAGCGACATCGGCCTGGTCTACCTCTACGCCACCCTCAACGGCCTGATCTACCTGACGTTGCCGCTTGGGGTGCAGTCGATCACCGGCCTCGTCTCCGGTGGCCTGATCCTGCAGCCGGTCGTGCTGCTGATCCTCTTTGTCATCTTCGGGTCGCTCGCCTCCGGCGTGCTGCAGCTCCTGCAGCTCAGCGTCGTCGAACTGCTGCAGCAGCGCATCTTCGCGCAGCTCGCCTTCGAGTTCGCCTTCCGGTTGCCGCGTGTGCGGCTCGAGAGCGTGCGCGATGAATACCTCCCCGAGGTGATGAACCGCTTCTTCGAGTCGGTGATCATCCAGAAGTCGCTCGCCAAGCTGCTCACCGAGTCGACCACGGCGGCGTTGCAGGTGCTCTTCGGGCTGGTGCTGCTGACCTTCTATCACCCGTACTTCGCCGCCTTCTCGCTGCTGCTGCTCGCCGTGCTGGCGCTGATCTTCCGGGTGTCCGGGCCGCGCGGCCTGGCGACGTCGATCGCCGAGAGCGCCGACAAGTACGCCGCGGTGCGCTGGCTGCAGGAGATCGGCCGCTCGATCACCGCCTTCAAGTTCGCGGGGAGCAGCGCCTTCGCGGTCGAGCGGATGGATCGTCACGTCACCGACTATCTGCACCACCGCAAGGCCCACTTCCGCGTGCTGGTGCAGCAGGCGATGGGGATGGTGGTCTTCAAGACGGTGGTGATCGGCACCGTGCTGATCCTCGGCTCGCTGCTGGTGATCAATCGCCAGATCACGCTGGGGCAATTCGTCGCCTCCGAGATCGTCATCGTGATGGTGATGGCCGGGATCGAGAAGTTGATCCTCTCGCTCAGCACGCTCTACGACATCCTCACCTCGGTCGACAAGGTCGGGCACGTCTCGGAACTCCCGGTCGAGCGCGATGGCGGCGCGGCGCTCGCCCCGACATCGCCGGCCGGCATGACACTGCGCACCCACGACCTGCGCTATCGCTATCCCGGCGCGCCATCGGCCGCGGTCGATGGCATCACGCTCGACGTCACCGCGGGGTCTCGCGTGGTGATCACCGGCTTCGACGGCGCCGGGCAGACCACCTTCCTGCGCGTGCTGGCCGGACTCTACCACGACTTCGAGGGCGGGCTCGCGTATGACGGACAACCGGCACGCTCCCTTGAGCTCGCTGCGATGCGCAGTCAGGTGGGCCAGCTCCTCTCCGCGACCGACCTCTTCGACGGCACGCTCGCGGAGAACCTGCGCGTCGGACGTGCGCATCTGAGCAACGCCGACCTGGCCGCCGCGCTCGACGCCGTCGGCGCCGGCGATTGGCTCGCCACGCTGCCCAACGGCCTCGAGGCACCAATCCGCTCCGGTGGGCGCTCGCTGCCGTCCCACCTCGTGGCGCGGCTGCTCCTGGCGCAGGCCATCGTCGGGTCGCCACGACTGGTGGTCATGGACGACTTCTTCCAGAACCTCGAGGCGCAGACGCGCGACCTCTTCGTCGAGCTCCTGATGGATCGTCGCCGCCCGTGGACCGTGATCGCGGTGTCACATGACCCGGCCTTCCTCGCGGCGGCCGACCGCGTCCTGGTGATGCAGGCCGGTCGGGTGGTCGCCGATGGTCCGCTCGACGAAGTGTCCCGGACACCGGCGGCGAGCGCGATTCTCGGCGCGGTCGGAGTGACCTCATGA
- a CDS encoding HlyD family efflux transporter periplasmic adaptor subunit, with protein MNTAPDLSRDTEGLALHAPSLLRTPRHHGVLRRWLLGIGLVVLVILFLPWQQYVSGKGAVIAYRPEDRPQLVNSAIAGRITTWHVAEGQFVRRGDPILSLAEIKDDYLDPSTADRYGEQVAAKGMAATAKAAKVSALDLQIAALTEGQGLKAQQLRTKIEQVRFTVVADSAAVEAALLDSVVAVRQLGAQEALYRDGLKSLVELEGARTRAQSVAARVASARGTLAKSRAELENATLEVRTVAAEYADKLAKARGDRSATSAEMHETRADIAKLRNSEANVRLRNGLATVTAPQDGYVVRVLRAGVGETVKEGEAVATVMPNAADLAVELYVKAIDVPLLRPGRKVRLTFDGWPALQFAGWPSVAVGTFGGIIAVIDQINAPDGTYRILVRPDGTDEPWPSSPSLRVGSGVVGWAMLDEVPIWYEFWRTLNGFPPTVQQPAPGATPKGGGK; from the coding sequence ATGAACACCGCACCCGATCTGAGTCGCGACACGGAGGGACTCGCGCTGCACGCCCCGAGCCTCCTGCGTACACCACGTCATCACGGCGTGCTGCGCCGCTGGCTGCTCGGCATCGGCCTCGTCGTCCTGGTGATCCTCTTTCTCCCGTGGCAGCAGTATGTCTCCGGGAAGGGGGCGGTGATCGCGTACCGTCCCGAGGATCGGCCGCAGTTGGTCAACAGCGCGATCGCCGGCCGCATCACGACATGGCACGTCGCCGAGGGGCAGTTCGTGCGCCGCGGCGATCCGATCCTCTCGCTCGCCGAGATCAAGGACGACTACCTCGACCCGTCCACCGCCGATCGCTACGGCGAGCAGGTGGCCGCGAAAGGGATGGCGGCAACGGCCAAGGCGGCGAAGGTCTCCGCGCTCGACCTGCAGATCGCCGCGCTCACCGAAGGGCAGGGGCTCAAGGCGCAGCAACTGCGCACCAAGATCGAGCAAGTGCGCTTCACCGTCGTCGCCGACTCGGCCGCGGTGGAGGCGGCACTCCTCGACAGCGTGGTCGCGGTCCGCCAGCTCGGCGCGCAGGAGGCGCTCTATCGCGATGGCCTGAAGAGCCTGGTGGAACTCGAGGGCGCACGCACCCGGGCGCAATCGGTGGCCGCTCGCGTCGCCTCGGCGCGTGGCACCTTGGCGAAGAGTCGCGCCGAGCTGGAGAACGCCACCCTCGAAGTGCGCACCGTGGCGGCGGAGTACGCCGACAAGCTGGCCAAGGCACGCGGCGATCGGAGTGCGACCTCGGCCGAGATGCACGAGACGCGCGCCGACATCGCCAAGCTGCGCAACAGCGAGGCCAACGTCCGGCTGCGCAACGGACTCGCGACGGTGACGGCGCCGCAGGATGGCTACGTGGTGCGCGTGCTTCGCGCCGGCGTCGGCGAGACGGTCAAGGAGGGCGAGGCGGTCGCGACCGTGATGCCGAATGCCGCCGATCTGGCGGTGGAACTGTACGTCAAGGCGATTGATGTGCCGCTCCTGCGCCCCGGCCGCAAGGTGCGCCTGACCTTCGATGGCTGGCCGGCGCTGCAGTTCGCGGGCTGGCCGAGTGTTGCGGTCGGGACGTTCGGCGGCATCATCGCGGTGATCGACCAGATCAACGCGCCGGATGGCACCTACCGCATTCTCGTCCGCCCCGACGGCACCGACGAGCCGTGGCCAAGCTCACCGTCGCTGCGTGTGGGGTCCGGCGTCGTGGGCTGGGCGATGCTCGACGAAGTGCCGATCTGGTATGAGTTCTGGCGCACCCTCAACGGCTTCCCGCCGACGGTGCAGCAGCCCGCGCCTGGCGCGACGCCGAAGGGCGGCGGCAAGTGA
- a CDS encoding TolC family protein codes for MRWLVGVALLVHVPQPVLAQSPGLSLDSLRAVVAAHHPVARQAQQMVRQADGAVLAATGAMFDPQLSASWERKAFGGREYYNYLEAAIKVPTPLGVDLKIGLEKTTGQYIAPDRRTPAQGLLSLGLSMPIGQGIITDRRRAELGAARAKRDGAAAAREALLNALLLEATTAWADWYRAERMLEIAREGRSLIEVRSRGIAARVTRGDLAAVDTIEVRLEVARREATLALAEADAAAARARVATYLWDADGDPLDWNEATRPVAAPTRPRPDSAWIAGELTRALTMHPKVRKARADGDAATAARRQALAELFPDVEAEAARLADRDGVSGLSDFPSGSGNYKFGLRASTGLLLLKERGKAGEASAKDRIAALILADIRRDVVAEARAAAAGLEGAFRAAGWQIEAVALARQLLAAEQRRFDAGESSLFLVNQRERGLLDETTKLADAEVKHIASVAKLATALGYPAQLPEP; via the coding sequence GTGAGGTGGCTCGTTGGAGTGGCACTGCTGGTGCACGTGCCACAGCCCGTGCTGGCCCAGTCGCCGGGGCTCTCGCTCGATTCGCTGCGCGCCGTGGTGGCTGCCCACCATCCGGTGGCGCGGCAGGCACAGCAGATGGTGCGGCAAGCCGACGGTGCCGTGCTCGCGGCCACCGGCGCGATGTTCGACCCACAGCTTTCGGCGTCGTGGGAACGGAAGGCGTTCGGCGGCCGCGAGTACTACAACTACCTCGAGGCGGCGATCAAAGTCCCGACGCCGTTGGGCGTTGACCTCAAGATCGGCCTCGAGAAGACGACCGGTCAGTACATTGCGCCGGACCGACGCACACCCGCGCAGGGACTGCTCTCGCTCGGCCTCTCGATGCCGATCGGCCAGGGAATCATCACCGATCGTCGGCGGGCCGAGTTGGGTGCGGCGCGCGCCAAGCGCGACGGTGCGGCGGCTGCGCGCGAAGCACTCCTCAACGCGCTGCTGCTTGAGGCCACGACGGCGTGGGCGGATTGGTATCGGGCCGAGCGGATGCTCGAGATTGCACGCGAGGGGCGCAGCCTGATCGAGGTGCGCAGCCGCGGCATCGCGGCACGCGTGACGCGCGGCGATCTTGCGGCCGTGGACACCATCGAGGTCCGCCTGGAGGTGGCGCGTCGCGAGGCGACCCTTGCCCTGGCAGAGGCCGACGCCGCGGCGGCTCGCGCACGAGTCGCGACCTACCTCTGGGACGCCGACGGCGACCCGCTCGACTGGAACGAGGCCACTCGCCCCGTGGCGGCACCGACACGGCCACGCCCCGATTCGGCGTGGATTGCTGGCGAACTGACCCGGGCGCTCACCATGCACCCGAAGGTCCGGAAGGCGCGCGCCGACGGCGATGCGGCCACGGCGGCGCGTCGGCAGGCGCTCGCCGAACTCTTCCCGGACGTCGAGGCCGAGGCGGCGCGCCTCGCGGACCGGGACGGGGTGTCTGGCCTCTCGGACTTCCCGTCCGGCTCCGGCAACTACAAGTTTGGGCTCCGGGCCAGCACCGGCCTCCTCCTGCTCAAGGAGCGTGGCAAGGCGGGCGAGGCTTCGGCGAAGGACCGGATCGCGGCCCTCATCCTCGCTGACATTCGCCGTGACGTGGTGGCGGAGGCTCGGGCCGCGGCGGCTGGCCTCGAGGGTGCCTTTCGTGCGGCAGGGTGGCAGATTGAGGCGGTCGCGCTGGCCCGCCAGCTCCTGGCGGCCGAACAGCGGCGCTTTGATGCCGGCGAATCATCGCTCTTCCTGGTGAATCAGCGCGAGCGCGGGTTGCTCGACGAAACAACCAAACTGGCCGATGCTGAGGTGAAGCACATCGCCTCGGTGGCCAAGCTCGCCACCGCCCTCGGATACCCCGCCCAACTCCCGGAGCCCTGA
- a CDS encoding DMT family transporter, with translation MSPRLQIAIAALLFSTGGAAIKAAQLTGWQIASFRSGVAALALFIAVPAARKGFGWKTALVGVTYAVTLVTFVLANRLTTSANAIYLQSTAPVYLLLLGPWLLREPISRRDLPILAAVATGLALVFLGVDVPSVTAPDPVRGNLLAVVSGVAYAVMLIGLRWLGRDHATQGHGVSAVILGNLIACVAVLPWALPVGPTPMASWGVILYLGVFQIGGAYLLVTSGLKHVPALDASLLLLVETALNPVWSWLLLREVPSMMALAGGAVIIVATAWQALRGTRVAEPVAVM, from the coding sequence CTGTCCCCACGTCTCCAGATCGCGATCGCCGCCTTGCTCTTCTCGACCGGTGGTGCCGCGATCAAGGCGGCCCAGCTGACGGGTTGGCAGATCGCATCGTTCCGGAGTGGCGTGGCGGCGTTGGCGTTGTTCATCGCCGTGCCGGCCGCTCGCAAGGGGTTCGGCTGGAAGACCGCGCTCGTCGGCGTCACCTACGCCGTCACGCTGGTCACCTTCGTGCTCGCCAATCGGCTGACCACCTCCGCCAACGCGATTTATCTCCAGTCGACCGCTCCGGTCTATCTGCTGCTGCTTGGGCCCTGGCTGTTGCGCGAGCCGATCTCGCGCCGTGACCTGCCGATCCTGGCTGCGGTCGCGACCGGGCTCGCGCTGGTCTTCCTGGGCGTCGATGTGCCGAGCGTGACGGCACCGGATCCGGTGCGCGGCAACCTGCTCGCGGTGGTGAGTGGGGTGGCCTACGCGGTCATGCTGATTGGGTTGCGCTGGCTCGGGCGCGACCACGCCACGCAGGGGCATGGCGTCTCGGCGGTGATCCTCGGCAACCTGATTGCGTGCGTGGCCGTGCTGCCGTGGGCATTGCCGGTCGGGCCGACTCCGATGGCCTCGTGGGGGGTGATCCTCTATCTCGGCGTCTTCCAGATCGGCGGCGCGTACCTGCTGGTGACGAGCGGCCTCAAGCATGTGCCGGCGCTTGATGCGTCGCTGCTGCTGCTGGTGGAGACGGCGCTGAATCCGGTCTGGTCGTGGTTGCTGCTGCGCGAGGTGCCGTCGATGATGGCGTTGGCGGGTGGGGCGGTGATCATCGTCGCGACGGCGTGGCAGGCGTTGCGCGGGACGCGCGTGGCGGAACCCGTGGCGGTCATGTGA
- a CDS encoding aminotransferase class IV — protein sequence MSAPQAATTLLETVRVRNGVAPLWPLHLERLHRSAEALGIAVGEIARPEGGEDRIVRFEVSDGLVRSTEREVGSTAPLALVTAHVPHQGYPHKIAARAWLEAARLPTKSQSTDDVLFFDAEGYLVESSIWAIGWWDRETLVFPPLALGGLPSVARARLAETVRGGIATGRLRREEVTGTALLACNAARGVVQIAALDQDAVVANMRTLAVGKRFWERRDA from the coding sequence GTGAGCGCCCCGCAGGCGGCGACGACGCTCCTGGAGACGGTGCGCGTGCGGAACGGCGTGGCGCCGCTCTGGCCGCTGCACCTCGAGCGGCTGCACCGCAGTGCCGAGGCGTTGGGGATTGCGGTCGGCGAGATCGCGCGGCCGGAGGGTGGCGAGGACCGCATCGTGCGCTTCGAGGTCAGCGACGGGCTGGTGCGCAGCACCGAGCGCGAGGTCGGGAGCACGGCGCCGCTGGCGTTGGTGACCGCGCACGTGCCCCATCAGGGCTATCCCCACAAGATCGCGGCGCGGGCCTGGCTCGAGGCGGCGCGGCTGCCGACCAAGTCGCAGAGCACCGACGACGTGCTCTTTTTCGACGCCGAGGGGTACCTGGTGGAGTCGTCGATCTGGGCAATAGGGTGGTGGGACCGGGAGACGCTGGTCTTTCCGCCGCTGGCGCTGGGGGGGCTGCCGTCGGTGGCGCGGGCGCGGCTGGCGGAGACGGTGCGCGGAGGGATCGCCACCGGGCGGCTCCGGCGGGAGGAGGTCACGGGGACGGCGCTGCTGGCCTGCAACGCGGCGCGCGGGGTGGTCCAGATTGCCGCGCTCGACCAGGACGCGGTGGTGGCCAATATGCGGACCCTGGCGGTCGGGAAACGGTTCTGGGAGCGTCGGGACGCTTGA